The Solibacillus daqui genome has a segment encoding these proteins:
- the resA gene encoding thiol-disulfide oxidoreductase ResA — MEQKKKRSIMRGVILAILALAIGYSIYAAVTKDKIELITAGAEAPDFEVVDLNGEKHRLKDYKGQGVLLNFWGTWCEPCEREFPAMERQYESFKKQGVEIIAVNFAQSEFEVNKYVTNMGMTFPVAIDKTKSVFTAYNIGPLPTSIFIKPDGTIDRVITGEMSEVEIIQYLESIKPE, encoded by the coding sequence TTGGAACAAAAGAAAAAGCGTTCTATTATGCGCGGTGTGATTCTTGCAATTTTAGCTTTAGCCATTGGATATTCTATATATGCCGCCGTAACGAAGGATAAAATAGAATTGATTACAGCTGGTGCTGAGGCGCCGGACTTTGAAGTGGTCGATTTAAATGGTGAAAAACATCGCTTAAAGGATTATAAAGGTCAGGGTGTGTTACTAAATTTCTGGGGTACATGGTGTGAGCCTTGTGAACGAGAGTTTCCTGCAATGGAACGTCAATACGAGTCATTTAAAAAGCAAGGTGTAGAAATAATTGCTGTGAACTTTGCGCAATCTGAATTTGAAGTAAACAAATATGTGACAAATATGGGCATGACATTCCCGGTTGCTATAGATAAAACAAAAAGTGTATTCACTGCCTATAATATCGGCCCACTACCAACTTCGATTTTTATTAAACCAGATGGTACGATTGACCGAGTAATAACAGGTGAAATGAGCGAGGTAGAAATCATTCAATATTTAGAATCAATAAAGCCGGAATAG
- a CDS encoding cytochrome c biogenesis protein ResB: MNKILCECGHENSEGTNLCQKCGSPLSEEEKSKKIADMRYEGTAIRSKTYNKSIIDKIWNFFSSVKVGIALIIINLIAASIGTILPQEFYISVATDAEKKQYYSDVYGWFGEIYYALGLSDLYSSLWFQILVLMLGVSIIIASIDRGFPLHKSLKNQRVKRHINFMKRQRVVANGVATGQQEQTLELVEQKLKNLKYNVRREDNAVMAEKGRFSRYGAYVNHVGLIVFIVGVMLHLVPGFYVDESMWLREGETRAIPGMDGYFLKNDKFILETYDNDPQGEQLKQGINTMAKNYQTNVTLYKQADDAVPGQADNLQEVKSYEIRVNHPLKHDGYAVYQMDYRLNELKTMIFDLSNKATEESLGQISIDLTNPQDEYDLGNGAKVRLMGYYPDFSGFKEGVPQTATQTPNNPAFIFKMITPETPDGETSFVAIQQTLEPDGENMYKMKFSNVEMRNMSGLMVRHDKTIPMLFVGGIIFMIGVAIGSYWNHRRIWIEQLEDGTIHLAAHTNKNWFGIKKDLDALTSHAHLPQYIDQHELDNNEKADTEKEGKTS, encoded by the coding sequence ATGAATAAAATACTTTGTGAATGCGGGCATGAAAATTCAGAAGGCACGAATCTCTGTCAAAAATGCGGTTCTCCTTTATCGGAAGAGGAAAAAAGCAAAAAAATTGCAGACATGCGCTATGAAGGTACAGCCATTCGTTCAAAAACTTATAACAAGTCAATTATTGATAAAATTTGGAATTTCTTTTCGAGTGTTAAGGTAGGGATTGCACTCATTATCATCAATTTAATAGCAGCATCGATTGGTACGATTTTACCGCAGGAATTTTACATAAGTGTCGCAACAGACGCGGAAAAAAAGCAGTACTACTCAGATGTTTATGGTTGGTTCGGTGAAATTTACTATGCGTTAGGTTTATCGGATCTTTATTCATCCCTATGGTTCCAAATACTTGTATTAATGTTAGGTGTGTCCATAATTATTGCCAGTATTGACCGTGGTTTCCCGTTACATAAATCTTTAAAAAATCAACGAGTAAAACGACATATTAATTTCATGAAGCGTCAGCGAGTAGTTGCAAACGGTGTTGCTACTGGGCAACAAGAGCAGACATTAGAATTAGTTGAACAAAAATTGAAAAATTTAAAATACAATGTACGCCGTGAAGATAACGCAGTCATGGCTGAAAAGGGCCGTTTTTCTCGTTACGGTGCCTATGTCAATCATGTCGGCTTAATCGTCTTTATAGTTGGAGTTATGCTGCATTTAGTGCCAGGCTTTTACGTTGATGAATCCATGTGGCTACGTGAGGGTGAAACACGTGCAATTCCAGGTATGGATGGTTATTTCTTGAAAAATGATAAATTCATTTTAGAAACGTATGACAATGATCCACAAGGTGAGCAACTAAAGCAAGGTATTAATACGATGGCAAAAAACTATCAAACAAATGTCACCTTGTACAAGCAAGCTGATGACGCGGTTCCTGGACAAGCTGATAATTTACAAGAAGTGAAGTCTTATGAAATCCGTGTCAATCACCCATTAAAGCATGATGGATATGCGGTATATCAAATGGATTACCGTTTAAATGAGTTAAAAACGATGATTTTTGATTTATCGAATAAAGCAACTGAAGAATCGCTTGGTCAAATTAGCATCGATTTAACAAACCCGCAAGATGAGTACGATTTAGGAAATGGCGCTAAAGTACGTTTAATGGGCTACTACCCTGACTTCTCAGGCTTTAAAGAGGGCGTACCGCAAACAGCGACACAAACACCAAATAATCCGGCGTTCATTTTCAAAATGATTACGCCTGAAACGCCAGATGGAGAAACAAGCTTTGTAGCGATACAGCAAACGCTTGAGCCGGATGGGGAAAATATGTACAAAATGAAGTTTTCAAATGTAGAAATGCGTAATATGTCGGGCTTAATGGTTCGCCATGATAAAACAATACCGATGTTATTTGTGGGTGGTATTATTTTCATGATTGGTGTAGCGATTGGTTCATATTGGAATCACCGTCGTATTTGGATAGAGCAGCTTGAAGATGGAACGATCCATTTAGCTGCACATACAAATAAGAACTGGTTTGGCATCAAAAAGGATTTAGATGCACTAACTAGCCACGCACATTTACCACAATATATTGACCAACATGAACTAGATAATAATGAAAAGGCTGATACAGAAAAGGAAGGTAAAACCTCATGA
- the ccsA gene encoding cytochrome c biogenesis protein CcsA: MSLIDLSGNLLYVAFICYLIGTFAFAGSIKEKNDTAASRADKYGKFAIVLTIIGFVAQLGYFITRWIYTGHAPVSNMFEFTTAFGMFIVLSFIIIYFMYKVSVLGVVALPIALLIIGYAAMFPSEVSPLVPSLQSHWLTIHVITAAFGQSIFAISAVAGLAYLLKNVDMSKKSRESFWLETVMFCCVLVVGFIVATITFTAMDYKAEFEYVDTLDNVSTTTYNMPALFGMNEYKELTENKMTPLVELPALIDARKLTSVVWSILFGTILYGLIRLIFRKKVATMLQPLVKRVNSTLLDEIAYRAILIAFPIFTLGALIFAMIWAQKAWGRFWGWDPKEVWALITWLFYAAFLHLRLSKGWEGKKTAWLTVIGFVIIIFNLVVVNLVIAGLHSYA; the protein is encoded by the coding sequence ATGAGTTTAATCGATTTAAGCGGTAACTTGTTGTACGTTGCGTTCATTTGCTATTTAATCGGAACATTTGCATTTGCGGGTTCCATTAAAGAAAAAAATGATACAGCGGCAAGTCGTGCAGACAAGTATGGTAAATTTGCAATCGTTCTAACAATCATTGGTTTTGTAGCGCAATTAGGTTATTTCATTACACGATGGATATATACAGGACATGCCCCTGTTAGTAATATGTTTGAGTTTACAACGGCATTTGGTATGTTTATTGTTTTGTCGTTTATCATAATTTACTTTATGTATAAAGTTTCAGTACTAGGGGTAGTTGCACTTCCGATTGCTTTGTTAATCATTGGGTATGCGGCAATGTTCCCTAGTGAAGTAAGCCCACTTGTTCCGTCACTACAAAGTCATTGGTTAACGATTCACGTAATTACGGCAGCATTTGGACAATCGATTTTTGCGATTAGTGCGGTTGCTGGGTTAGCATACTTACTAAAAAATGTAGACATGTCGAAAAAATCACGAGAGAGCTTTTGGTTAGAAACGGTGATGTTCTGCTGTGTGCTTGTAGTAGGTTTTATCGTTGCGACGATTACATTTACAGCTATGGATTACAAAGCGGAATTTGAATACGTTGATACTTTAGATAATGTAAGTACAACAACTTATAATATGCCAGCATTATTTGGTATGAACGAATATAAAGAGCTGACAGAAAATAAAATGACACCCCTTGTAGAATTACCAGCATTAATTGATGCGCGTAAATTAACATCAGTTGTTTGGTCTATTCTTTTTGGTACGATTTTATACGGATTAATTCGTTTAATCTTCCGTAAAAAAGTAGCAACCATGCTACAACCATTAGTGAAACGTGTGAATTCTACTTTATTAGACGAAATTGCCTATCGCGCGATTTTAATTGCTTTCCCGATATTTACGCTAGGTGCACTGATTTTCGCAATGATTTGGGCACAAAAAGCATGGGGGCGTTTCTGGGGGTGGGACCCAAAAGAAGTATGGGCGCTTATTACGTGGTTATTCTATGCAGCCTTCTTACACCTACGTCTTTCAAAGGGCTGGGAAGGAAAAAAGACAGCTTGGTTAACAGTAATTGGGTTCGTAATTATTATCTTTAACTTAGTTGTTGTAAACTTAGTAATTGCTGGTTTACACTCTTACGCATAA
- a CDS encoding response regulator transcription factor, which yields MSENISVLIVDDEDRIRRLLKMYLEREGYLVEEAENGEQALEMAMEKDYHCILLDIMMPEKDGLEVCAELREKKTTPIILLTAKGEEANRVQGFELGADDYIVKPFSPREVVLRLKAILRRSAVFSPVNNSSSSKDLVVFPHLTIDHDAHRVTADGTEVNLTPKEYELLYFLAKSPDKVFDREQLLKEVWHYDFFGDLRTVDTHVKRLREKLNRVSENAAKMIVTVWGVGYKFEVVND from the coding sequence GTGTCTGAAAATATATCTGTATTAATCGTTGATGATGAGGATCGTATTCGTCGCTTATTAAAAATGTATTTAGAACGTGAAGGATATTTAGTAGAAGAGGCCGAAAATGGAGAACAAGCTCTTGAAATGGCTATGGAAAAAGATTATCACTGTATACTATTAGATATTATGATGCCTGAAAAAGATGGACTAGAAGTATGCGCGGAGTTACGTGAAAAGAAAACGACGCCAATTATTTTACTTACAGCAAAAGGTGAAGAAGCAAACCGTGTACAAGGGTTCGAACTTGGAGCGGATGATTATATTGTAAAGCCATTTAGTCCCCGTGAGGTTGTGCTGCGTTTGAAAGCGATTTTACGTCGCTCAGCAGTGTTCTCACCGGTAAATAATTCATCGTCATCTAAAGATTTAGTTGTGTTTCCACATTTAACAATTGACCATGATGCGCACCGTGTAACAGCTGACGGTACAGAAGTAAACTTAACACCAAAAGAGTATGAGTTGCTTTACTTCTTAGCAAAATCTCCTGACAAAGTATTTGACCGTGAGCAATTATTAAAAGAAGTATGGCATTATGACTTCTTTGGGGACTTACGTACGGTAGATACACATGTAAAACGTTTACGTGAAAAGTTAAATCGTGTTTCTGAAAATGCGGCGAAAATGATCGTAACGGTTTGGGGAGTTGGCTACAAGTTTGAGGTCGTAAATGATTAG
- a CDS encoding ATP-binding protein yields MIRIATSIVGKLWGTILLLVSFVLFIFTLFMLELLEKYNNEQSEMSLRQTAAAIVSIVDHDELDDKQFAIISELLTETTNVLIAKNSDEVLYSVQEGVNKEEIQEKIISSKVFEKVYATDEPIVKELTLPSNTKENKNSNYIVLGFPLKSEAETHGAVFMYKNPEALHQTSKETTKIVFIAAAIAFVLTTIFAFFLSSKITLPLRKMREHAFELAKGRFDSKLDTKQNDEIGQLAVAFNQMGRQLKHHLEVIHQEKEQLSSVLTSMSDAVITFNRDKTILVSNPPAERMLQKWFVTRGLDSSKPIPVEFYHMLDHVLSFEDQLEEELEIGKSYYSISISPLYSGESIRGAVAVIRDKTEETKLEKLKSDFIANVSHELRTPIAMLQGYSEAILDGVVESEEERNDMIRVIHDESQRMSRLVTDLLDLARMEAGHMTLYKDDVPLVSVIDRMTHKFDQRAKEHQVQLKFETMIPQETIIPIDEDRIEQVLTNLIDNAIRHTSQNGFVTVSITEDQGYAKIEVSDTGQGIPQDDLPYVFERFYKADKARTRSKGGTGLGLAITKNIVEAHEGKITVTSIEQQGTTFTFHLPLK; encoded by the coding sequence ATGATTAGAATAGCAACAAGTATCGTCGGGAAGCTATGGGGAACCATTTTGCTTCTCGTTTCGTTTGTCCTGTTCATTTTCACGTTATTCATGTTAGAGCTTTTAGAGAAATATAATAATGAACAATCCGAAATGTCATTGCGTCAAACGGCGGCAGCGATTGTGAGCATTGTTGATCATGATGAATTAGACGATAAACAATTTGCCATTATTTCCGAATTATTAACCGAAACAACGAACGTACTGATTGCAAAAAATTCGGATGAAGTGCTTTATTCTGTACAAGAGGGCGTTAATAAAGAGGAAATTCAAGAAAAAATTATTTCAAGTAAGGTATTTGAAAAGGTATATGCTACCGACGAGCCGATTGTTAAAGAACTAACACTGCCATCGAATACCAAAGAAAATAAAAATAGCAATTACATTGTGCTTGGATTCCCATTAAAGAGCGAAGCGGAAACGCATGGAGCTGTCTTTATGTATAAAAATCCAGAGGCATTGCACCAAACAAGTAAGGAAACGACAAAAATTGTCTTTATCGCAGCGGCCATTGCTTTTGTATTAACAACAATTTTTGCTTTTTTCTTATCTTCTAAAATTACATTACCGCTACGGAAAATGCGTGAACATGCCTTTGAATTAGCAAAAGGGCGCTTTGATTCGAAATTAGATACGAAACAAAATGACGAAATTGGTCAGTTGGCTGTTGCATTTAACCAAATGGGACGCCAATTAAAGCACCATTTAGAAGTTATTCATCAGGAAAAAGAACAGTTGTCTAGTGTTTTAACGTCGATGTCAGATGCCGTTATTACATTTAACCGTGATAAGACGATTTTAGTAAGTAATCCACCTGCTGAACGCATGCTACAAAAATGGTTTGTTACAAGAGGTTTAGATAGCTCAAAACCGATTCCTGTTGAGTTTTATCATATGCTAGATCATGTTTTAAGTTTTGAAGATCAACTTGAAGAAGAGCTGGAAATTGGCAAATCTTATTACAGTATTTCGATTAGCCCGCTCTACAGTGGCGAGTCAATTCGTGGCGCGGTTGCTGTCATTCGCGATAAAACAGAAGAAACGAAGCTTGAAAAGTTAAAATCAGACTTTATCGCCAATGTTTCACATGAATTACGCACACCGATCGCAATGCTACAGGGCTACTCTGAAGCGATTTTAGATGGAGTTGTGGAATCTGAGGAAGAACGTAATGACATGATACGTGTTATTCATGATGAATCCCAGCGTATGAGCCGCTTAGTAACGGATCTATTGGATTTAGCTCGCATGGAAGCGGGTCATATGACGCTCTATAAAGATGATGTACCGCTAGTATCAGTTATTGATCGAATGACACATAAATTCGATCAGCGTGCTAAGGAACATCAAGTACAATTAAAGTTTGAAACGATGATTCCACAAGAAACGATTATTCCGATTGATGAAGACCGCATTGAACAAGTGTTAACTAATTTAATCGACAACGCGATTCGCCATACGTCACAAAATGGCTTCGTTACCGTGTCGATTACAGAAGACCAAGGATATGCAAAAATCGAAGTAAGCGATACAGGGCAAGGCATTCCACAAGACGATTTACCATACGTGTTTGAACGTTTCTACAAAGCCGATAAAGCTCGCACACGTTCAAAAGGTGGGACAGGTCTTGGATTAGCAATTACAAAAAATATCGTAGAAGCACATGAAGGTAAAATCACTGTAACAAGCATAGAACAACAAGGCACTACGTTTACATTCCATTTGCCGCTTAAATAA
- a CDS encoding RNA polymerase sigma factor SigX: MQQSIFHRLYDMYHHDVFNFLYYIVKNRTAAEDLSHEVYIRVLNAYDRFEGKSSEKTWLFSIAKNVAIDYFRKKQVRDKHAFTAFDWETEQLVSHSPSPEQFVELSDQLRQLLEALEQCTGDQKMVIIMRFMQELSIQETAEILGWTQGKVKTTQHRALKNLRLILEQQDGKGGDSL; this comes from the coding sequence GTGCAACAATCCATTTTCCATCGGTTATACGATATGTATCATCACGATGTTTTTAACTTTTTGTATTATATTGTGAAAAACCGCACAGCTGCTGAAGATCTTTCTCATGAAGTTTATATAAGAGTATTGAATGCCTATGACCGATTTGAAGGGAAAAGCAGCGAAAAAACCTGGCTATTTTCCATTGCGAAAAATGTTGCAATTGATTACTTCCGAAAAAAGCAGGTTCGGGATAAACATGCATTTACCGCATTTGATTGGGAGACAGAGCAGCTCGTATCACATAGCCCATCACCAGAACAGTTTGTAGAGTTAAGTGATCAGCTTAGGCAATTACTAGAAGCGTTAGAACAATGTACAGGTGATCAAAAAATGGTCATTATTATGCGCTTTATGCAAGAATTGTCGATTCAGGAGACTGCCGAAATTTTAGGGTGGACTCAAGGGAAAGTAAAAACAACGCAGCACCGGGCATTAAAAAATTTACGTTTAATATTGGAGCAGCAAGATGGAAAGGGGGGCGATTCATTATGA